A window of Pseudochaenichthys georgianus chromosome 11, fPseGeo1.2, whole genome shotgun sequence genomic DNA:
TTGTATTTATTCACAGTGCTCGTCAGAAGTTTGTGAGGAGAGCCTGGGTGAAGGCCGAAGTCACCCAGAAGTGGTCGGAAAGCAGCTGGGCCAAGAAGATCGAGGCGAGACAGAAGGTAAGGCAATGTTTCCCTCTGGTCattatgaacatatttgacaatAAAAACGATTTTCTAAGTTGTtattgcagcagcagcaggttccAGTTGGcttttaaataattgatttgCTTCCGGCAGTAAGGAGATGTTCCCCCCCACCGGTTTGTTCTGTTTGACAACAGGGATACATAAACAGTCATGAAACTAGTTTGAAGGGTATTCTATGGGTAAAAGAAGAGTCGTAAGGCAAATGCATGCATTATTTCTTCACTTTGAACACGGCAAGGATGGGCAAACCCATGGCATCCTACTTGTCCTTCAAATGTGTTGCAGCCGGTAGTAaggttgggaaccgaaactcctaacaaaatacacaattttgGTTCTGCTTAGcggttcctaaacgcggtagaccctgtattcctCTGGGTCCGCCTgcgacccggtggaatacagggtaagggcggactggccatctgtgtgttctggagaatcacagaacggccggttgTCATACGGGCCGTTTCGCGGCCAGCTCGGTTCGCTGACGGCCTGGTCTgccctacttttttttttttagagcgGCATCAAGAATGTTGCGCTGACAagtgacagaggtccacagttgccccgcagcgaggctcccctgccctcccgtagacagttcatgagctcagtcacttcataacaccaaagatggatCGTGGTAAACGCTCTAAAGTGAAGCTCCACTACACtcaaaaagacaaggcacagtgcTATATAGGTCTGTGGCAAgttaatagcttgccacaggcctagctcagttaaaataaagcacagctattgtgcaatacatttgtattgcatgtatatatcttttatttgtaaaaatgtcaattaaagcttaaaagaataaagatatttttgttatctaaacgtttgacctctttcttttacaattttggaatcgaaacggggaatcgataatAAGCGGAATCGATTAATTTCAAACGATACTCGTCCCTAGCCGATAGAGAGAATTTCTAAAATCTTTTTAAGATTTTGATAATTGCCTTTTTGTTCAGCAGTATCAGGCTTTTTGTTCAACATTTCTGTTGCattccaaaacaaatatttttaactTCTCTTGTTAGTGGTGGAAAATGTGCTAGGGTAGGTAAAGACTTTTGAATGCCATAGAAGCAAGACTAAATGATATTTTTACCAGTATTTCAATGATGGATTGCACGGTTTCTCCAGGAAACTGCTCGATTTGAATCCGCTACGTAGTTACTGACATAGTTGAAAGTACATTCAGCTGGTGAGTGCAGCAGTTTGGTTCCCATACAATTGCTCCAACAATTTCTGAAAAAACATGATTTCAGTTTTCCCCCCCAACTGTTATATTCTCCTTTATTTAACATGGAGGGTATGTTTGTATGAGGCTGATCTGTCACTGTTTACTGCTCAGCTGAACCTGACGGTGGTTTGTGTGATAGGTTGAGAGGCACAAATAGGCTTCTGTTAAAGAGGCAGCCCACCTTCCATTTCTCCAGCCGTAGGGGTCTCTGGATTGCTTCATGTGCCCCAAACATTAAACTTAAAGCAAACTGACTCCCTTCTTCAATGCCCATGTCCATCCTTAAAACTGAATTTTGCTGTGCTAAACTGTGAGAAAAATCAACTACTCTGGTTCTTCCCTGACTCTTTTTCTCCTTCTTTTTGCAGAGGTCCAAAATGTGCGACTTTGACCGCTACAAGGTGATGAAGGCCAAGAGGATGGTAAGTGCAACAGATTTAGGCACGTTTCCTTCACGTGGGGAAAACCTGGCCAGCAAATTGATGCTAGCTTTATCTGTGGTCTTAAGTTATTCTGCATTTCCTTCTTTAAGTCACATTTATTACACACTAGTAATGGTTAAATATAAAATGGGCCATTGTAGATCTGGGAGGTTAGACTTGTAATGCCTCCTAATGGAGCTCTTCTCACAGCTGACTGACTAAACAGCTGCAGCTCATAAAACTAATAATGGGGGGATTTTTTAATTGTACCAGAGAGCAATAATTGACAATGGTTTGTTCCTGCCGATGTTCAGTCTCTGGCCCTCGAATGAAATGTGGTTATTAATTCCTACGAGCAGCAGTTTGATTTAACAACCAAAGCAATTAAATATGTGTCCATTGGTCTAAGTGTGTAGAATAGTGATCGTACAGCAGTCATTGAGCAGTTCTTAATCGATGCACTTTTTGTCTCTGCAGAGGAACAAGATCATCAAGCATGAGGTGAAGAAGCTCCAGAAGGAGGCAGCAAAGAAGTGAACAGTGCCCACAAAATAAATCTCCTGTTCAATTGTTCACCTGCGTCTTGTCTTCTCTTCGCCATCTTTGAAAAACATCTAATGGCTCAGTTGGAAATGTACTGTTCTTCTCGTGTGAACTTTACTCTAAACTAGTGACTGGTAAATGTCAACCTTAGGCTTACAAACGTTGGCATGTGCAGCGAGCAGGGGAATGAAGTGTAAACATGATGCAATATGCAGGACATAGTATTGTGTGGCACTGCTTTTTAGTCTGTTAATACTCTAAAGTCTAAAGTTAGTCTCTTGTACCCAAATTAAAATGAAATGATCGACTGGTCAAGCCTGTTGTAAATCCCGTCTGATCTTGCTTCAGCTTTGGTTGGTGGTGTGGTGGTttgcttttaatgtttttaatatattgCTTCTCAAAGAGACAACACTTAATCAGTCGTTTCTGGAGTTTAACAACCATGAGACCATGTATGTTTATTTAAGCATCCACTTGTCATTCAGTCACTAAATTAAAGAAATAGCCATACTTAAAGGtgaggtaggtaagtttcagaaaccggctcgagatacacttaacatcccaatagcgatgaatatcttaagtgctttgacaaaaaagccataaaagtcatctgtagaagccgtaatactgtaaaaagtacaaagtCTCCttgccttccatcggggcacaaatgtatctgccctcattggtcgtgtgtgttggaggaggggctctataaggaagtggcagattttctccggttgtgtattttcaaattctagcgatctcgagccggtttctcaaacttacctaccccacctttaagaaaacGGGATGATGGCAAAAAATGAATGGAAATTCACCATAACACCCAACTTCCCTCCATCTTAATTATTCATAAAATGCAAAAAGTAAATCAATTTAAACAACTTTTGTTTATATACGCCATAGTCATCCATACACTTATGTTAATTTCAAGGGTTCTTGTGTTTTGCTTTGAGGGAAAAGACACAACATCAGCGGTTCAATTTCAAGCCCCTGTTTTGTGTAAATGTGCATCGTAAATACCTATACACACGAAGAGATGGTTAAAGTGCTATTATTGAATAATCTAAAATGAATGTATATGAATTATATTAACTAGGGATATTGACATCTGAATATAAGCAGTAACAGACGTTGAACAAAAGCACACGCGGCAATTTAAACTGAACTGATTATTGCGACCAATATTCTTACTTTATTAAATAGTTACAGAGCTCCACTTGAATGTTGACCTTCAGGTGTTTCTAAATACTTGCATGCATTGTGGTGTATAATTTAGTCTGCTCTTCCTAATCTAGTTTTTTCCTGGGATTCAATTTAATCTGGATTTAGGATTGATTTGGAGTCCCCTAAACGTGTCTTCACTGCAGATCTGGTAGCATTAGAGTAAGTGGGATGGTTTGTTTTATAAGAGCCTTGTGCCCAAACGTCCACTAGATGTCAGTCTCAGCTAACAAAGGATGCTGACCCCCGTTGTCTTTTATTTTAGTTATAAATAAACAATCTTAAATAAACCCTCCCCAAAAGCATGAATGTAGGTTTTTAGTCTCGTATGTGAAGTTAATTTCTTTATAGTTAAATAAAGCATGAAGGGCATTGGATTACATGTAATGCGAATACGTAATCggggtgtaaaaaaaaaaggtaaattaattaaatgacaattgcatttaaaaaaaaaaaaaggtaatcgGATTACTGTAACATAACAAATTGAGATTACTAGCAGGATGACATTGTTACAATACATTTTGGAAATAAAGATTGATATAATATAGATATATGTACTGAATTACCTTTATGGTTTATATTTAGGATACTTTtaaatttattttaaaaacatttgttttaatgaaATAGGTGGACAGCTGATTTAGAACAGAAATACAGTCTATTAAACAGCATTTGTAAACTATTACTTTTACTACATTTTCTATATaaaatatcttggtttcttcttttctagGGTTATATTGTTACATACACTTTTGTAAaaagcattttatttatttttctattgtttttatttgcattgcatttgatattgaggaaaGTACGGATTACTTTGTATTTAGATTCTCAGATTAGATTACcgattatatttttttgttgtaacggataacatttttaaagtaaccctcccaagtCTGCAATAAGCAGTGAGTAATGTGGTgacgtacatttactcaagtattctACTTAAGTATGATTTtgggatacttgtactttacttaagtattttaatttgatgctactttgtacttctactccacttcaattcagaggtaaatggtgtaggctacttttactccactacatgtatgtaatacctttagttacttcacagat
This region includes:
- the LOC117454665 gene encoding large ribosomal subunit protein eL14-like; the protein is MVFKRFVEIGRVAYISFGPHAGKLVAIVDVIDQNRALVDGPCTGVKRQSMPFKCMQLTDYVIKVPHSARQKFVRRAWVKAEVTQKWSESSWAKKIEARQKRSKMCDFDRYKVMKAKRMRNKIIKHEVKKLQKEAAKK